From the Kitasatospora atroaurantiaca genome, the window GGCCCAGGTGGCGGCGGCCGCCAGGGAGGCAGTGGACCCGTTCGACGAGGCGCGCACCGGCGACGCCCCCGCCGAGAACTCGTACGGCCTGCACCAGGAGCTCCAGCAGACCATGAACGACCTGGTCGGGATCATCCGCCGGGCCGACGAGATGACGCAGGCGCTGGACCGGCTCGCGGTGCTCAAGGCCCGCGCCGCCCGCGCCGTGGTCGAGGGCCACCGCCAGTTCAACCCCGGCTGGCACCTGGCCCTGGACCTGCGCAACATGCTGCTGGTCTCCGAGTGCGTGGCCAAGGCCGCGCTGCTGCGCAAGGAGAGCCGGGGCGGCCATACCCGGGAGGACTGGCCCGGGATGGACCGCGACTGGCGCAAGGTCAACCTCGTGTGCACCTACACCGGCGACGGCATCGACGTCGTCCGGAAGGAGAACGGGCAGATCCGGGCCGACCTGCTGGCCCTGTTCACTCCTGAGGAGCTGGCCAAGTACCTGACCCCCGCGGAAGTGTCCGCCGCGACGCCCCGACCACGACCCCGAGCCGGCGAAGCGCCCGAGCCACAGAAAGGAGCCGACCAGTGACCGACCAGGCCACCTTCCGGGTGTGGCGCGGCGACTCCACCGGCGGCCGCTTCGAGTCGTACCAGGTCGAGGTGCACGAGGGAGAGGTGGTACTCGACCTGGTGCACCGACTGCAGGCCACCCAGGCGCCGGACCTCGCGGTCCGCTGGAACTGCAAGGCCGGAAAGTGCGGTTCGTGCAGTGCCGAGATCAACGGGCGGCCGCGCCTGCTCTGCATGACCCGCATGTCCGCCCTGCCGCCCGACGAGCCGATCACGATCACTCCGCTGCGGGCCTTCCCGGTGATCCGGGACCTGGTGACGGACGTGTCCTTCAACTACGCCAAGGCCCGCGAGGTCCCCGGCTTCATCCCGCCCCCCGACCTCAAGCCCGGCGAGTACCGGATGCAGCAGGAGGACGTCGACCGCTCGCAGGAGTTCCGCAAGTGCATCGAGTGCTTCCTCTGCCAGGACACCTGCCACGTGGTGCGCGACCACGAGGAGAACAAGGCCGCCTTCGCCGGACCGCGCTTCCTGATGCGGGTCGCCGAGCTGGACATGCACCCGCTGGACGCAGCCACCGAGGCCGGGCTGGACCGCAAGGCCACCGCGCAGGAGCAGCACGGCCTCGGCTACTGCAACATCACCAAGTGCTGCACCGAGGTCTGCCCCGAGCAGATCAAGATCACCGACAACGCCCTGATCCCGCTCAAGGAGCGGGTCGTCGACCGGAAGTACGACCCGCTGGTCTGGCTCGGCAACAGGATCGGCCTGCGCCGGAAGGACTGACCGGGCATCACGACCCGGGCATCCACGGCGAGCAGAGGCCCGGGCTCTCAGCCCGCTGCAGGTTGCGCGGAGCTCGCGCGCCGCGGGAGCACCGTCCTGGTCCGCTGGAGGGCTCCGATCTCCACCGCCGCACCGATCCAGGCGGCACCGAAGGCCCATACCGACAGCGACTCGCAGATGTACAAGGGCGTGATCGTCCAGTCCTCGCCCCAGCGGGTCACGCCCGCCACGACGGAGAGCGCCAGGAAGAGGAGGATGAGTACCCCGGTGATCAGGTAAGAGCGATTGACCGTTCGTTTGGCGCTGATCGCCGGATCTCTGAACGACCATAGGCAGAACATCGCCAGCGCGGAGAGCAGTACACCGGCGAAGATCAGATGAAGTGCTCCGATTGTCGACTGGAATTCCGTTGCCCCCCTCGGTGCGGTCGGAAAGAGCGCGACTCCGATCGCGAAAACTCCGGCCAGCGTGCTCCAGAAGTCATCGCGCCTGTTGTAGCGATAGCCGATCAGAAACACCCCGAGCGCACACAGGCTGCCGACGAAGATGTTGCGCGTGCTCGTGTAGTAGGCGCCACTCATGGAGGCCGGCAGGATCTCTGTGCGGTGTCCGAGCTGGACGAAGATCCAGTTGCCGAGCGGCAGCGCCACCGGCAGGAGGATGCCGATGATGCCGACGCCGAGGCGAAGGCGCTGCACGGTACGTGTGTCCTGGCCGACTTGAGGGCCAATCGTGGGGCGCTGCCGCCTCTCGGTGGACGAGACACCTGTGGCGCTGCCGCTGTCTTCACTGGTCATGCAGAAGTCCCCTCAGCGAATTCCGGACCCGCTGGCTGTGATTCGGAGTATGCCCTCCCAGCCGTCCGGCTAACGTGAGAGACGTGTACGGACGACCTCCCCGGGGAGCAAACTGATGCGCCACCAGCTGGCGATCTGTGATCGTCGCAGGATCGCATCGGGCGATTCATGGATTACCAATGTCGTTACGGACCAATGGGCGCCTGCACCACCCCTGAACCAGCATCAGCAGCGGCCCCGACGGTTGGTCAGGGGCGCTCGAAGATCTGGAGTGCGCCGCCGACCGAGAAGCACAGTGCTCCGGTAAGGGTCCCCCAGTTGGCGATGTCGACGTTGACCAGGCTGCCCGTGGCCGGGCGGGTGAAGGCGGCCAATGCCGAGACCATGAACAGCACGGAGCCGAGCTGGTTGACCGCGACGATCCACCAGCCGAGATCTCGGGCGCGGACGCAGGGTCGGCCATGGCAGATCTCGACGAATCCGAGATGCCCGGAGATCAGGAACAGCACGCACCCGATCACGTCAGGCGCCCAGATCAGGCGGTTCACCTGCTGCACCGAGAGCCCCTGCAGGAACGAGTCCAGCAGGTTGATCGCGAACACCAGAGTTCCCACGAACAGCACGAAAGCGCTGAGCCAGCCGATCCGCAGCGGCTCGTAGCTCCACCACCTCCAGCCGGCTGCGTCCGGCGAACCGGTTTCGCTCTCGTGACGAGGGGCGTTGATCGCCTGCAGCAGCGATGCGTAGCCACCGGTGTTGAAGAACAGGCCCCCCGCGAAGTAGATCGCGGCGCTCTCGGTCGCGTCACCGGAACCGAACTGAGCAACCCCAGCACCCAGAGCGAAGAGGGCCCCGCCGATCATGAACGCGATGGCGGCGATGACGTTGAGGCGGCCCAGCCGGGCACGCGCGACGTCGTCCGCAAGCTGCAGCC encodes:
- a CDS encoding succinate dehydrogenase/fumarate reductase iron-sulfur subunit, with the protein product MTDQATFRVWRGDSTGGRFESYQVEVHEGEVVLDLVHRLQATQAPDLAVRWNCKAGKCGSCSAEINGRPRLLCMTRMSALPPDEPITITPLRAFPVIRDLVTDVSFNYAKAREVPGFIPPPDLKPGEYRMQQEDVDRSQEFRKCIECFLCQDTCHVVRDHEENKAAFAGPRFLMRVAELDMHPLDAATEAGLDRKATAQEQHGLGYCNITKCCTEVCPEQIKITDNALIPLKERVVDRKYDPLVWLGNRIGLRRKD